A genomic segment from Triplophysa dalaica isolate WHDGS20190420 chromosome 22, ASM1584641v1, whole genome shotgun sequence encodes:
- the chordc1b gene encoding cysteine and histidine-rich domain-containing protein 1 produces MSLLCYNKGCGQRFDSENNPDDACQYHPGVPVFHDALKGWSCCKRRTTDFSDFLSIAGCTKGPHNQEKPAEPVKPEVKSSADKTTNDLKPKFDECIIQAPKPLESIQRPSPDEPFSTLQQKISPSLKQALEKLKLTEENTQEVKEEDSDEVKIGTSCKNGGCSKTFGGPASDDETCLYHAGVPIFHEGMKYWSCCKRKTSDFNTFLSQEGCTSGKHQWKKKDTGKKVVPCRFDWHQTGSQVIISIYAKNSIPELSSVEGNSNLLKIHIIFEGEKEFEQQISFWGVIDTSKSLVNMMASKIEVVLKKAEPMSWARLDLPPVVPPKEEKKKDVDSEDECDN; encoded by the exons atgtctttgttgtgttataacAAAGGATGTGGACAACGTTTTGATTCCGAGAACAATCCCGATG ATGCATGCCAATACCACCCTGGAGTGCCAGTGTTTCATGATGCATTGAAG GGATGGTCTTGCTGCAAACGACGAACAACTGACTTTTCCGATTTCCTCAGTATTGCT GGTTGCACGAAAGGCCCTCATAATCAAGAGAAGCCCGCAGAGCCTGTCAAACCAGAGGTGAAGTCCTCTGCAGACAAGACCACAAACGATCTGAAACCAAAGTTTGATGAATGCATCATCCAAGCACCAAAACCTCTGGAGTCAATCCAACGACCAAG TCCAGACGAGCCTTTCTCGACACTTCAGCAGAAGATCTCTCCTTCCCTCAAACAGGCGTTGGAAAAGCTCAAATTAACGGAGGAAAATACCCAGGAGGTAAAAG AGGAGGACAGTGATGAAGTGAAGATAGGGACGTCTTGTAAGAATGGAGGCTGCAGTAAG ACGTTCGGCGGGCCAGCCAGTGATGATGAGACGTGCTTGTATCACGCCGGTGTACCCATCTTCCATGAAGG AATGAAATATTGGAGCTGCTGTAAGAGGAAAACTTCAGACTTCAACACTTTTCTGTCTCAGGAGGGCTGTACTAGTGGAAAGCATCAATGGAAAAAGAAAGATACA GGAAAGAAGGTTGTGCCATGCAGGTTTGATTGGCACCAAACAGGAAGTCAGGTCATCATTTCCATTTATGCCAAAAATTCAATTCCGGAGCTGAGCTCGGTGGAGGGGAACAGCAATTTG CTGAAAATCCACATTATTTTCGAAGGAGAAAAAGAATTCGAACAGCAGATAAGTTTTTGGGGG GTAATCGACACCAGCAAAAGTTTGGTGAACATGATGGCCTCCAAAATAGAGGTTGTGTTGAAGAAAGCAGAACCAATGTCATGGGCCCGGCTGGATCTTCCACCTGTTGTTCCTCCGAAGgaggagaaaaagaaagatgttGACAGTGAAGATGAGTGTGATAATTAA